One genomic window of Candidatus Kuenenia stuttgartiensis includes the following:
- the ftsY gene encoding signal recognition particle-docking protein FtsY, which produces MGKTQKTEVKNGIQKTKKSLWYRIINYTVEPRKKVVIEEEGTIRLVPFDQVPVLAEKAVVEKHVPAETAVVEKAPPVKPVFAPPEMSVLEKAPPEELVVPEEIPVVEEIKEKPVIKKEPVAVPGKLKKGLEKTRGRFWLRLKDFLSFRQGIDESALEELEDILIGADIGVRPVQKLIEEIREAWKEKAITETSQINDFIKDRLKDGLHSWQTDIQYADKRPTVIMVVGVNGVGKTTSIAKLASFLMKEGKKVMLAAGDTFRAAAVDQLDIWCKRIGADIVKHQTGSDPAAVAYDAMEASIARGVDVLIVDTAGRLHTHDNLMKELIKIKRVIKKKIPDAPHEVLLVLDATTGQNAISQARMFREAVDVTGIFLAKLDGTAKGGIVLGMCNETEIPVKFIGLGEQADDIERFNPDLFVETLLEQ; this is translated from the coding sequence ATGGGAAAAACACAAAAGACTGAAGTAAAAAACGGCATTCAAAAGACCAAAAAGAGCCTTTGGTACCGCATCATAAACTACACCGTTGAACCGAGAAAAAAGGTTGTTATTGAAGAAGAAGGCACGATACGGCTGGTACCTTTTGATCAGGTGCCTGTGCTTGCGGAAAAAGCGGTGGTGGAAAAGCACGTTCCTGCTGAAACAGCCGTAGTGGAAAAAGCGCCTCCGGTGAAACCGGTTTTCGCCCCGCCTGAAATGTCTGTCCTGGAGAAAGCACCACCGGAAGAGCTTGTTGTTCCGGAAGAGATACCGGTTGTTGAGGAAATAAAAGAAAAACCCGTTATCAAAAAAGAACCTGTTGCTGTGCCGGGCAAGTTAAAAAAAGGGCTCGAAAAGACACGGGGCCGGTTTTGGCTGCGTTTAAAAGATTTTTTATCATTCAGACAAGGCATTGATGAATCAGCTCTTGAAGAATTGGAAGATATTCTCATTGGAGCGGATATAGGGGTGCGTCCGGTACAAAAACTTATCGAAGAAATACGCGAGGCATGGAAAGAGAAAGCAATTACCGAAACATCACAAATAAATGATTTTATCAAAGACCGCCTGAAGGACGGTTTGCATTCGTGGCAGACGGATATTCAATACGCAGATAAACGGCCTACCGTCATTATGGTAGTTGGCGTTAACGGGGTGGGCAAAACTACCTCCATCGCGAAGCTCGCGAGTTTTTTGATGAAGGAAGGCAAAAAGGTAATGCTTGCCGCAGGCGATACTTTCCGGGCAGCGGCAGTAGACCAACTGGATATCTGGTGCAAACGCATCGGGGCAGATATTGTAAAGCATCAAACGGGTTCTGACCCCGCCGCTGTCGCATACGACGCCATGGAAGCAAGCATCGCCCGTGGTGTTGATGTTTTAATCGTAGACACCGCAGGACGTCTCCATACCCACGATAATCTTATGAAAGAACTTATAAAAATAAAGAGGGTTATTAAAAAAAAAATACCCGATGCGCCGCATGAGGTATTACTGGTGCTCGACGCAACTACCGGACAAAATGCTATTTCACAGGCCAGGATGTTCAGGGAGGCCGTGGACGTCACCGGAATATTTCTGGCAAAACTGGACGGTACGGCAAAAGGCGGCATAGTGCTTGGCATGTGCAATGAAACAGAAATCCCTGTTAAATTTATCGGGCTTGGAGAACAGGCGGACGATATTGAAAGATTCAACCCGGACTTGTTTGTAGAAACCTTATTAGAACAATGA